From the Papaver somniferum cultivar HN1 chromosome 2, ASM357369v1, whole genome shotgun sequence genome, the window AGAAAAGAACAACTTACCCTCTTATAGTCTTTTCGTAGTTCCACCAGTGACCAGTGTTGAAGACCAGCACATCTGCATCTTTCCACTGTCTAGAAGTCCAGTCCATTTGATGTAGCTTTAGGGTTGTCTTAACTTGTTCTGGAGATCCAGCTGGTGCTCGGCTCTGTAGAACTAGAAATGGAGCTCTGTAGTACTCGACTGTACAATTGTATTCCTTGAACTTAAACACCAAGAACCCTTTGTGCTTTGTTATGGGACTTCCATTCACCTCGTAGATAGAATCCTTATCACCAACTACTGATGAGAGCATGCACAAAAGTGATTCCCATTGGTTTCTTCCAATTGAATCACCAACAAAAACTATTCTCTTATTTCGTAGCTTCTCCAACATATCTTTTGCATCAAATCTACACaacaaaaattggcaaaggaagcataTAGATGGATTCTCGTACACACTTTGCTGAAGCCTATTTTCAGAAGTTATTCTCCAGATAAAGCGATAAAGGAAGAGTTCCAAGGCAAGGTAAAGAATATACTAGTTTTCACATAAAAATGGTAAAAGTTAAAAGAGTTAGAAAGTGTTATTTTCCCAACTGAAAAGGTTCCAACCAAACTCAAAAGTTTTCACAAAAATTCAACACGTTGTGATAGATACCAACAGTACTAACAAAATGGTATAAACTCACATAAAATCATCAACCAGTTCATTCCAACGAGCTATTACCATGTTTGAATGGTGAGTCAAATTTTTAAGAAATTGAAACACATTTCTGGAAATTTGATTCAAACGAACAGAATCAATACATTGTGGTAGATACCGAAACCAGAAAACAAAATGGTAGAAACGCAGACACTAACATATTCATCCAATTCATTCCTAAACAAGCTATCACAACATCCCATCCTATGTTTCTAAGGGAGGGCGCCTCACCCCAAACAACATAGATTACAGCAGAGTGGTTTGTGGAGGAATTGGAATCACAAAATCAACTCCCTCGGCGTAAGATACTAAGATATCATGGAATTCTATTGCGCATACCATTCCTAGAAATGCGATTCATCTTCCAACAGTCGCAATCCAAATAAATAGTTCAAGTTTTAACGTATGAATGTCAATTAATTCCAGGAAATCTGAATaaattgaagaaagaaaaaataccATTAAAGTGATGAACAATACATGAATGAATCAAGAAACACAAAACAATTCGAAAAACAAGTTTAATACCTGGGCAAGTTGCAATCTTTAGGTTGCCATCTCCATTTAGTATAAAAACTATCCGGTCTACCATTTTCAGAACATCTAAAACCCTCATCTAAAAACATACAATTTTTAGACTGATACAAAGGATATGTGTCATCCCAAACCCATTCGCCCGTAAACAAATCACACTTCCCATCATCAAGGAACCTCAActtctcaacaccaccactatcATTAACAAACATTAGATCATACTTATCATTATGATGATCAAAAGAACCTGCAGTTAACCACTTAAACTTCTCTGTTTGAAATCTATGTTGCTCACCGTTATTAACAACTCTGTAATCAAAGTAAAAAAAGAAActtaagaaactgaaaattgtaAGAAAGTAAAAACCAAGAGAACCGCACAATGTCGTTTCAATGGGTTTTAAGCGTTTGAAATtcctcaagaactccatgaaggGGGATTCTTGTTTCGTTGGGTCTTCTTCAGTAGTTTCAGTCATTTAGAGTTTGAAAGACTTGTATCAAACTTAAGACATGGGTTTGGGGAGATTGAAAAAGTTGGAGATGGAAACAAGAATGAGTGAAAAAAAAGATTAAGTGTGGTTAAAGAAAGACATGATTCATTGTAATTATAACAAGACGAGAATGGTCTGTTTTTTTCTTTCCAATTATTATTATATACTGAATCTTTTTCTTCCTTTTATTGTTAAATATTTTGGCAAGAAGGTACTAATGGGTGCGAATGAAGCAAGAATGAAAATGCACTCATTCATTCATGGGCTGAATCATGAATAACCGTCTCTGGAGAGAGAAGGAAGTTGAGGAGTGAGTTTATGGGGAAAGAATTTAATCCAAATTATTTTTGGGTGAAATAAATTGGATTTAATCCAATTTATTTTTGGATGAAATACAGATGTATCCCTGTTTTTTTGTGCACTTTcaaatgtaccattttttttggaaatttacAAATATACTCCTGTTTTGaccgtttttttgaaaaaacggtAAACCGAAAGTTATCCTCCATGTCAGCAGTTAAGTCTATTCAAAAAGACTTCCTAGCCCTTTAAATCGCTGAGTTAAGCAACAAACTGTTCAAGTAATGTGAATCGCCGATTTAATCTGTTTGGTTAACTCAGTTTGTATACACATCCAATATGCACACGTCACAATCTGTTTGACACGTGGCACCCTACCATTGGTCCACATCATGGTCTCTCCTATATACATGGCACCCTACCATTTGTTCCACATCATGGTCTCTCCTATATACAGGAACGATGGAAGAGATTTGCACATTATCATTTTGCACTTTGGGCGACAGAAAGACCAAAATGGAAGAGTTGTGTGTTACTGACACTTGCATTAATCTGTGATTGCACTTGGAGACACGTTTTCTCTATTGTAGATCAACAAAAAACAGCCAAACAGTAGATCTAGTAGTAATGCAGTAACAATGAGAACAGAGCAAAACTTAATTCTTCCCTTCTATTATGCATAAGATAAATACATATAAACAAGACCCAAATCCATAACAAAAGGGAAAAGCAAAATTAGATGTCAAAAatcccaaaacaaaaaaaaaaacaaaaaaaaatcaacaaaaatttcAATAATATATGTTTATCATCCGAATGGGGATGGAAACACAGTTATGTGTTTCAAGGGTTGAGAAACATTAGTTCCTCCTACGTGTTTTACAAATTCAGATGGAGAAAATGAGCTTCCAGGTTGCCTTGTTTCTTCTCGCCTAACGACAAACAAACCATACTAGACAACAATTAGTCAAATTAAAAaagaaccaaaacaaaaaaaaaggtgaaaACACAAAGTTCAAACACATCACAGCACAGCAAAGCTCCTTGGAGATGAGATGGAAACTTCATCA encodes:
- the LOC113350125 gene encoding protein trichome birefringence-like 11, with protein sequence MTETTEEDPTKQESPFMEFLRNFKRLKPIETTLCGSLGFYFLTIFSFLSFFFYFDYRVVNNGEQHRFQTEKFKWLTAGSFDHHNDKYDLMFVNDSGGVEKLRFLDDGKCDLFTGEWVWDDTYPLYQSKNCMFLDEGFRCSENGRPDSFYTKWRWQPKDCNLPRFDAKDMLEKLRNKRIVFVGDSIGRNQWESLLCMLSSVVGDKDSIYEVNGSPITKHKGFLVFKFKEYNCTVEYYRAPFLVLQSRAPAGSPEQVKTTLKLHQMDWTSRQWKDADVLVFNTGHWWNYEKTIRGGCYFQEGDVVKMEMNVETAYRKSIKTLINWIEKEVNMSKTQIFFRTYSPVHFRGGDWRTGGSCHMETLPELGSSLAPPRTWVPLNIFNDVLAEQSNKSHVLGMDVLNITELTSRRKDGHLSLFYLGPKESPAPLHRQDCSHWCLPGVPDAWNELLYALFIRRETKTQEKVLQANMKNAS